The Bacteroidales bacterium genome has a segment encoding these proteins:
- a CDS encoding site-specific integrase, with amino-acid sequence MQRSTFKILFYLKRNNIKPDGTVPLMGRITIDKTISQFSCKMTVPPNLWDTKAGRLTGKSTLAVKTNIALDKIRVDINRHYQEVMQMDGFVTADKIKNAYLGLGVKQDTFLTLFAKHNQEFSRKVGYNRAKGTYARYCLLYKHIESYIKREYKRDDIFLKELNLAFINGFEHYLRTERECSTNTIWSYMIGVKHIVSIARNSGQLAFNPFAGYLISPESKDRGFLNKEEINLLVNAKMKNAQYELVRDLFVFSIFTGLSYSDVKNLTKDHLKTSFDGHLWIITRRQKTNTDSSIRLLEVPKRIIEKYKGYCRDNRLFPVPSNSSCNNILKKIAKQCGIKTRLTYHVARHTFSTTLTLSQGVPIETVSKMLGHTNIKTTQIYAKITKEKISQDMEILSHKLESLEKQITERI; translated from the coding sequence ATGCAACGAAGCACATTCAAAATTCTGTTTTATTTGAAACGGAATAACATTAAGCCAGACGGAACTGTTCCGTTAATGGGTCGTATTACGATTGACAAAACAATCAGCCAATTCAGTTGTAAGATGACCGTACCGCCCAACCTTTGGGATACCAAAGCGGGACGGCTGACAGGTAAAAGCACCTTAGCGGTAAAAACCAATATCGCATTAGACAAAATTCGTGTTGATATTAACCGCCATTATCAGGAAGTAATGCAAATGGACGGTTTTGTTACTGCCGACAAGATAAAGAACGCCTATTTAGGTTTAGGGGTAAAGCAAGATACGTTCCTGACCCTCTTTGCAAAACACAATCAAGAATTTTCCCGAAAGGTAGGATATAACAGGGCAAAAGGCACATATGCAAGATATTGTCTTTTATATAAACACATAGAAAGCTATATCAAACGTGAATATAAGCGAGATGATATTTTTCTGAAAGAACTGAATCTTGCTTTTATCAATGGGTTTGAACACTATTTGAGAACGGAAAGGGAATGTTCTACCAATACGATATGGTCATATATGATAGGCGTAAAGCATATTGTTTCTATTGCTCGTAATTCGGGGCAGTTAGCTTTCAATCCTTTTGCGGGTTATCTGATAAGCCCCGAATCCAAAGACAGGGGATTCCTGAACAAGGAAGAAATAAACTTGCTTGTCAATGCCAAGATGAAAAATGCTCAATATGAATTAGTAAGGGATTTATTTGTGTTCTCGATTTTTACCGGGCTGAGTTATTCGGATGTAAAGAACTTAACGAAAGACCATCTTAAAACCTCGTTTGACGGTCATTTATGGATAATTACCCGCCGACAGAAAACGAACACCGATTCAAGTATCAGGTTATTGGAAGTGCCGAAGCGGATAATAGAGAAGTACAAAGGCTATTGCAGGGATAATCGTTTGTTTCCTGTTCCGAGTAACAGCTCGTGCAACAATATTCTGAAAAAGATAGCCAAACAATGCGGGATTAAAACCCGTTTGACCTACCACGTAGCGAGGCACACATTCTCGACTACACTTACTCTATCACAGGGAGTTCCGATAGAAACGGTCAGTAAAATGTTAGGGCATACGAATATTAAAACGACCCAAATTTACGCCAAGATAACGAAAGAGAAAATTTCGCAGGACATGGAAATCCTTTCGCATAAATTAGAATCTCTGGAAAAGCAAATTACGGAGAGAATATAA